The Streptomyces laurentii region CGTGTGACGGCAGCGCCGAACAGAAGTGGAACGTCAACACCGACAACACCATCACCGCCCACCTCAACCCGGGGCAGTGCATGAACGTGTGGGGCCAGGAAACCGCCAACGGTTCCCGGCTCGGCCTGTGGGAGTGCAACGGCGGCTCCAACACCAAGTGGATCCGTACCTGATCATTCGTTGATCCGGTGAGGGGTGGCGTGCTCGGGCACGCCACCCCTCACGGCGTCACTGCGCCTGGCACGCCGAACCCGCCGGCGTCCGGGCCGTGCGCGGGGAACCGGCCTTCCCGGCCGTCTGCGACCCGGCGGACTTCAGCACGTCGGCACGGAACTCGTTGGGCGTGGTGCCGTAGGTGGCGCGGAAGGAACGGCTGAAGGCCGTCGGGCTGGTGAAGCCCCAGCGCGCGGCGATGCTCTGGATGGACTGTCTGCGCAGGTCCGGGTTGACGAGGTCGGCGCGGCAGTGTTCGAGCCGGCGCCGGCGGATCGAGGTCGCGACGCCCTCGTGCTGGCCGTCGAACAGCGCGTACAGGCTGCGCAGCGAGATGTGGTGGCGTTCCGCGATCACGCGAGGGGTCAGGTCGGGGTCTCCCAGGTTGTGCTCGATGAAGGTGTCGATCCGACGGCGCAGAACATGGGCCCGGGGCCGCTCCGGCGCCTCTCCCACGGCACCGAGCTGCTGGGTCAGGTAGGAGGTGGCCAGGTCCACGGCCATGTTCCCGAGCCGGTTCAGGTCCTGGGGCCGGCAGTCGCGGCCGTTGTCGGCGAGGCCGACCAGGAACCCGGCCAGGATCGCTCCCATGCCCGATCCGACCGGGAAGCTCTGCGCCAGGAGCCGGTCGGCCTGCCGGGACGACAGCAGCATCTGGGTCTTGGGTATCTGCAGGACGATCACGTCGACGTTCCGGCCGTCCGTTCCCGAGCCGGACTCGTAGGGGCGGGAGGTGTCCCACAGCACCATGTCGGTGACGCGCGCCTCGGACTCGTGGCCGTGCTGCGAGAACCACGCGGAGCCTCGGGTCACCAGACCGAGTTGATACTGCTCGGGGTCCCCCTTGCGGATCAGCGCCGGCGTGCGCCGCGAGTGGAGCGGCGAGTAGGAGAACCTCGACACCCGGACCGGTCCAAGGTCCAGCACGGATCCCTCGGCGTGGAACCCGGTGCCTTCCCGCAACATGAACGCCGTGGGCATCAGCGCGCTGGAGACCATGTCGGCGAACCAGTCGAAGCCGTCCGCCGTCGGCACGGATGCCGTGGAACCGCCCTGCCACATCGTCAAGCCCCCCGTATCGCACGTCTTACCGCTGTGTTCCTGCCCCCTGCAGATGATCTTCAGTCTGTCGGACGGAGCGGGCTGGAGCAGCAGGGTTGACCTCACTTCACCGCACGCGTCGCGCGGGAGAGCTGCCGCGCGGCCCGCGCACCTCAGTGGCCGTGGCACCCGATGCCGATACCGATGCCGATGGACGGTCGTCCAGGGTGAGACAGGCCGCTGAGACACCCGGGCGGGTGATGTCGGGGCGGAGCCGCCGGCTGCGGGCGGCCCGGTCGCTTACATGGGCGTCATGGTTTCCTCTCGCACCCATCCCCGGTGCCACATCGCGGTGTTCAACGTCCCCCAGCACGGTCACGTCAATCTCACTCTCGCCCGCTCCTCCATTCCCCGCCCAGGGACGACCAGTTGCTCCAGTTGGTGCTGGAGGTCTTGGTGCGGGCGTAGGCCTTGAGGTCGGTGCCGATCGCGAACTCGCACTGGATCCCGGCCCTTGAGGTGACGGAGGCGACACCGTACTCGCAGATGATGATGCCGGTACCGCGATCGCAGTGGCCTCGTCACGGCCAGTCCACCACCGGCCGCAGGGCCGTCACCAGGAAGTTCCACCGGCGGAAGTAACGTTGCCGCGCACGTCTGCCGACCCGTGTGCCGGCCGCGATTCCGTACCGGGGAATCACGCGATGAGCACCACCGAGACCGCCTGCGGAGAGTTCGGGCCACTCCTGCGCGGCCTGCGCCGGCGGGCCGGGCTCAGCCAGGAGGAACTGGCGCACCGGGCCGGGGTGAGCGTGCGGGCGCTCGCCGACATGGAGCGGGGCCGCACCCGGGGCCCGCAGCGGCGGACGGTGGCCGCGCTGGTGACGGCGCTCGCGCCGGACGAAGCGCGGGCCGAGGCGCTGGAGCGGGCGGCGGCCGGAGCAGGCTCTGGCCGTCCACTGGCGGCCAGGAGCTGTGTCTCGCCGGGGTCCCCGGCCAGTCGGAGGATCTCCTGGCCTTGTACCGGGTCAGTACCCCGGAGGCCGACCGGGAACTGGCCGCGGCCACCGCCCCCGGCCCCTCACCTCACGGCCTGGCCTGTGGACTTTGGACGGAGCACTCCCCCGTGTACGGGTGTCACGGCCGGCCCAGCCGTACGGCGGCCCCTGCACGCCTCGGTCCCACGGGTGGCTCCCGCTCCCAGACGGTGGCGGTCACCCGTCCGCGGCGCCCTCGGTCCCGCCGCCGGGGCGGTGGGCTCCGAAGGCGGCGGACATCTCCCAGAGGGTGTCGGCGACCGCGCGGGCGCCGGGGGCGCCGGGCTCGATGAGCGTGTAGTGGCCGGTGCCGGGCAGTACCACCGTTCTCAGGTCCTGGTGTACGGCCGCGTAGTCGGTGAACTGGGTGAGCGGGACCTCCTCGTCCACGGCACCGTGCAGCAGCACCGTCGGCACGCCGGTGGTGCCCGCCTCGCGCAGCAGGGTGAGGGGGTCGACCTCGGGCAGTCGCTTATCGAAATCAGCCTCCCCACCCATGAGTTGCAGGGCGGCGCCGTTGCTGAGGCCGTCGCGACGGGTCGCCGTGAGGTCGGTGATCGGGGCGAGTGCCAGTACGCCTGTGGGGAGTCGGCCGGTGTGCCAGCGGGACCCTTCGGGCAGCAGGCCGCGGGCCGCGCACCACAGGGCCAGATGGCCACCGGAGCAGTGACCGGCCAGCAGGTAGGGCCGCCCCTCGGGCAGGGTGTCCACGATCCGCGCGATGTCGTCGAAGGTCTCCGGGTAGCCGCCGGCCCCGCCCGACCGGCGGAATCCGGGCAGCAGCACGTCGAACCCGCACCGCGCCAGGTAGGCCGCGAAGGGGGTCAGATGCATCCGGTCGTAGCGCCAGTAGCCGCCGTGCAGCAGGATCACCAGCGGGGCGCCGGGGTCCTCGGCGGGCCAGGCGTCGTAGGACTGGTGCGGGTGGTCGCCGTAACGGCCGTGGCGCGGCGCGAGGACCGGCTTCAGGCTCAGGACCCGCTTCTCCTCCTGGGCCGCGAAGTCGGAGATCACCCTAGAGTTCACCGCGCACCTCCCACAGTTCCGGGAACACCGGCCTCGCGGACCGCTGTTCGAGCCAGGCCAGGCCCGAGGAGCCGGCGCTGCCCGTCTTGGTGCCCATGGCCCGGCGGACCACCATGATGTGGTCGAACCGCCAGCGCACGATGAGTTCGGCCAGGTCGGTGAGCTGTTCGCCGAGCGTCAGCAGCGGATCGTGCTGCGGGCCGGCGTAGATCCGCCGCCACACCTCGACGACGCCCGGGTCCGACACGTAGGGCTCGCGCACATCCCGTTCCCGTACGCGCTCGGGTACGGGCAGTCCCTGCCGGTGCAGGTAGCCCAGCACCTCGTCGTACAGGGACGGCTGGCGGTGGGTCTCGCTCAGCGCCTCGTGCACGGCGGGGTCACCCTGGTGCAGGCGGAGCATCGCCTCGGACTTGTCGCCGAGGAGGAACTCCACATGCCGGTACATCGCGGACTGGAAGCCGGAGGCCGTACCGAACGCCGCCCGGAAGCCATTGAACTGAGCGGGCGTCAGAGCGGCGAGCGGTGCCCAGGTGGCCTGAAGCGCGGTCAGCGCGCGGCGGCTGCGCGTGAGGGCGTCGGTGGCGGAGTCGAGGTCGTCCTTGGCGAAGGCGGTGCCGGCGGTACGCCACTCGTGGACGATCAGGGTGAGCCACAGCTCCATCACCTGGGTGGTGACGACGAACCCCATCTCGTCGGGCGCGTCGGTGAGGGGTGCTGGAGGTTGTTGAGGACGGACGCGCGCACATAGGCGTCGTACGGGCTGGCGCCGTCGAAGGGCCGGGTCGGTACGTCGTCCGGGGCCGGCCGGACCGGCGCGGACGTGCCGTTGTCCATGGTGAGGGGTCTCCTAGGGGTGGCACGGGCGGGTGCTGTGGACGGTGGTGCGGGACGGGCGCGGGGCTCACGGGCCGAGGTGGACGCCACCGGAGGTGTCGATCCACTGGCCGGTCACCCAGCGGGCCTCGTCGCTCGCCACGAAGGACACGACGTCGGCGATGTCGGCGGGGGCGCCGAGCCGGCCGAACACGGAGGCCGACGCGTACCGCTGCCGGATCTCCGGGATCGCGAGGGTCGGGTTGATCTCCGTCTCGGTGTAGCCCGGGGCGACGCTGTTGACGGTGATGCCGCGCGGGCCCAGCTCCTGGGCGAGGGCCAGGGTGAGGTAGTCGAGGGCCGCCTTGGTCATGGTGTAGGCGATGATCGGCGGGAAGGCGACGCGGGTGGCGACCGAGGAGATGTTCACGATCCGGCCGCCGTCGCGCAGCCGGCCGAGGCCGCGCTGGACGATGAAGAACGGCGCCTTCGTGTTGACGGCGAACGCCCGGTCGTAGTCGTCCTCGGTGACGTTCGCGATCGTGCGGGGGACGGTGATGCCGGCGTTGTTGACGAGGATGTCCAGACCGGGTGCGGCGTCCTGCGCGGCGAGGGCCCGGTCGAAGGCCGTCCAGAGGGTGTCGGCGTCGCCGGGCACGCCCAGTTCGGCGTGGACCGGGAAGGCCCGTCCACCGTCGGCCTCGATCTCCTTGACGGTGCGCTCGGCCGCCTCCGCGTCATGACCGTAGTGGACGGCCACCAGCGCGCCCTCGCGGGCCAGCCGGCGGCTGACGGCCCGGCCGATGCCGCGGCTGCCGCCGGTGACCAGAGCGGTCCTGCCCGCGTGCCGCAGGGGGGTGGTCATCGCGTTCTCCTTCGTGCTGAGGGGGTGGAATCCGGGTGGGGCGGACGCGGTCAGGCGTCGAAGTCGACGGTGACCTCGGTGCCGAGCGGCCGGGCGCAGCAGACGAGCGTGTAGCCGTCGGCCAGTTGTCCGGCGTCCAGGGCGTACTGGGGGCCGGTCGCCACCTCGCCGTCGAGGACCTTGGCGCGGCAGCTGCCGCAGATTCCCTCGCGGCAGGCGTAGGGCACGTCGGCGTGGTCGCGCAGCAGCGCGTCGAGCAGCGCCGGGTCGCCCGGCCGGGCGGTGACGACCCGGCGCCGGCCGTCGTACAGGGCGGTGACCCGGATGCCCTCGGCCGTGGGCGGCTCATCGGGCGGGGCCGGGCTCGGCGCGTCGGGCACGGCCGGACTGTCCGCCGTGTCGCCGAGGGTGAAGAGTTCGGAGCGGACCAGTTCCGGGGCGGCTCCGGCGTCCGTCAGCGCCGTACGGGCGAGGGCGATCAGGCCGGCCGGGCCGCACAGGGCGTACGTGGTGTCAGGGCCGGGCCGGGCGTCCAGTGCGGCGAGCAGGCCCGGCAGGTTGCCGGCGTCGATCCGCCCGCCCAGGGGCGGGCGGCCTTCCCGGGTGAACAGGTGAAGCACGGTGAAGCGTCCGACGAACTCGTCTTTGACCAGGACGAGTTCGTCGCGGAGCAGGGCGTCCTCGGCCGTGGGCACCGAGTGGACGAGGGTGACCCGGCACGCCGGATCGGTGCGCAGCGCGGCCGCGGCCAGGGCGGCGAGCGGGGCGATGCCGGAGCCGCCCGCGATCAGCACGTGGTGGGCCCCGGGCCGTTCGGCGAGCCGGAAGGCGCCGGTGGGCGGCGACAGTTCGAGGTGGTCGCCGGCCGTCAGACCGGTCAGGGCGTACGCGCCGAAGCCGTCGGGGGTGCCCCGCTTGATCACCAGGCGCAACGCGCCGGGGTCCTCGGGCGGGGGGCACAC contains the following coding sequences:
- a CDS encoding transcriptional regulator, araC family (identified by MetaGeneAnnotator; putative;~sequence version:1), whose product is MPTADGFDWFADMVSSALMPTAFMLREGTGFHAEGSVLDLGPVRVSRFSYSPLHSRRTPALIRKGDPEQYQLGLVTRGSAWFSQHGHESEARVTDMVLWDTSRPYESGSGTDGRNVDVIVLQIPKTQMLLSSRQADRLLAQSFPVGSGMGAILAGFLVGLADNGRDCRPQDLNRLGNMAVDLATSYLTQQLGAVGEAPERPRAHVLRRRIDTFIEHNLGDPDLTPRVIAERHHISLRSLYALFDGQHEGVATSIRRRRLEHCRADLVNPDLRRQSIQSIAARWGFTSPTAFSRSFRATYGTTPNEFRADVLKSAGSQTAGKAGSPRTARTPAGSACQAQ
- a CDS encoding tryptophan 2,3-dioxygenase (Tryptophan 2,3-dioxygenase; cl03994;~identified by MetaGeneAnnotator; putative;~tryptophan 2,3-dioxygenase [Streptomyces albus J1074]) produces the protein MDNGTSAPVRPAPDDVPTRPFDGASPYDAYVRASVLNNLQHPSPTRPTRWGSSSPPR
- a CDS encoding BAU81348.1 (identified by MetaGeneAnnotator; putative), with protein sequence MRQFLLAEPGPPAQAAQEWPELSAGGLGGAHRVIPRYGIAAGTRVGRRARQRYFRRWNFLVTALRPVVDWP
- a CDS encoding oxidoreductase, short-chain dehydrogenase/reductase (3-ketoacyl-(acyl-carrier-protein) reductase; Validated; PRK05557;~NAD(P) binding site [chemical binding];~Rossmann-fold NAD(P)(+)-binding proteins; cl09931;~identified by MetaGeneAnnotator; putative;~oxidoreductase, short-chain dehydrogenase/reductase [Streptomyces griseoflavus Tu4000]), with product MTTPLRHAGRTALVTGGSRGIGRAVSRRLAREGALVAVHYGHDAEAAERTVKEIEADGGRAFPVHAELGVPGDADTLWTAFDRALAAQDAAPGLDILVNNAGITVPRTIANVTEDDYDRAFAVNTKAPFFIVQRGLGRLRDGGRIVNISSVATRVAFPPIIAYTMTKAALDYLTLALAQELGPRGITVNSVAPGYTETEINPTLAIPEIRQRYASASVFGRLGAPADIADVVSFVASDEARWVTGQWIDTSGGVHLGP
- a CDS encoding phenylacetic acid degradation NADH oxidase (2Fe-2S iron-sulfur cluster binding domain. Iron-sulfur proteins play an important role in electron transfer processes and in various enzymatic reactions. The family includes plant and algal ferredoxins, which act as electron carriers in photosynthesis...; cd00207;~FAD binding motif [chemical binding];~FAD binding pocket [chemical binding];~NAD binding pocket [chemical binding];~NAD(P) binding domain of ferredoxin reductase like phenylacetic acid (PA) degradation oxidoreductase. PA oxidoreductases of E. coli hydroxylate PA-CoA in the second step of PA degradation. Members ofthis group typically fuse a ferredoxin reductase-like...; cd06214;~NAD(P)-pyrophosphate-nicotinamide binding residues [chemical binding];~NAD(p) ribose binding residues [chemical binding];~beta-alpha-beta structure motif;~catalytic loop [active];~identified by MetaGeneAnnotator; putative;~iron binding site [ion binding];~phenylacetate-CoA oxygenase/reductase, PaaK subunit; TIGR02160;~phenylacetic acid degradation NADH oxidase [Streptomyces hygroscopicus subsp. jinggangensis5008];~phosphate binding motif [ion binding]), yielding MNSVIPTTARRRTGWHRLPVTAVRRLGEDAVAVTLGVPDTLRDTFAHRPGEHVVVRHQRAGEELRRSYSVCPPPEDPGALRLVIKRGTPDGFGAYALTGLTAGDHLELSPPTGAFRLAERPGAHHVLIAGGSGIAPLAALAAAALRTDPACRVTLVHSVPTAEDALLRDELVLVKDEFVGRFTVLHLFTREGRPPLGGRIDAGNLPGLLAALDARPGPDTTYALCGPAGLIALARTALTDAGAAPELVRSELFTLGDTADSPAVPDAPSPAPPDEPPTAEGIRVTALYDGRRRVVTARPGDPALLDALLRDHADVPYACREGICGSCRAKVLDGEVATGPQYALDAGQLADGYTLVCCARPLGTEVTVDFDA
- a CDS encoding lipase/esterase (Alpha/beta hydrolase family; pfam12697;~Putative lysophospholipase; pfam12146;~identified by MetaGeneAnnotator; putative;~lipase/esterase [Streptomyces hygroscopicus subsp. jinggangensis5008]), whose product is MNSRVISDFAAQEEKRVLSLKPVLAPRHGRYGDHPHQSYDAWPAEDPGAPLVILLHGGYWRYDRMHLTPFAAYLARCGFDVLLPGFRRSGGAGGYPETFDDIARIVDTLPEGRPYLLAGHCSGGHLALWCAARGLLPEGSRWHTGRLPTGVLALAPITDLTATRRDGLSNGAALQLMGGEADFDKRLPEVDPLTLLREAGTTGVPTVLLHGAVDEEVPLTQFTDYAAVHQDLRTVVLPGTGHYTLIEPGAPGARAVADTLWEMSAAFGAHRPGGGTEGAADG
- a CDS encoding tryptophan 2,3-dioxygenase (Tryptophan 2,3-dioxygenase; cl03994;~identified by MetaGeneAnnotator; putative;~tryptophan 2,3-dioxygenase [Streptomyces griseoflavus Tu4000]), with the protein product MGFVVTTQVMELWLTLIVHEWRTAGTAFAKDDLDSATDALTRSRRALTALQATWAPLAALTPAQFNGFRAAFGTASGFQSAMYRHVEFLLGDKSEAMLRLHQGDPAVHEALSETHRQPSLYDEVLGYLHRQGLPVPERVRERDVREPYVSDPGVVEVWRRIYAGPQHDPLLTLGEQLTDLAELIVRWRFDHIMVVRRAMGTKTGSAGSSGLAWLEQRSARPVFPELWEVRGEL